The following coding sequences are from one Devosia yakushimensis window:
- a CDS encoding Gfo/Idh/MocA family protein, producing the protein MVRFAVVGIDHGHIFDHAKGLIRAGAEFVGYCPRTSIPGLVENFARTYPDVPQIDRETLFADPDIDVICIAAIPRDRADLAISAMRAGKDVIVDKPGVTTNAQLAAVQRTVAETGRIFSICFSERHCVRSAVKAGKLVAEGAIGTVIQTLGTGPHRLGNSRPDWFWQHDAFGGIIVDIASHQIDQFLFYTGSASANVVAAQVANFANPQAPEFEDFGDLLLRSDKASGYIRVDWFTPDGLPTWGDGRLTILGTEGYIELRKYVDIAGRDGKDHLFLVNKQGVQHIDCSNEELDYFTSFLADVRDRTATAMPQQHVYEVCRLSLDAQDKAVNISSQHQGNTP; encoded by the coding sequence ATGGTGAGATTTGCGGTCGTTGGCATCGACCACGGACATATCTTCGATCATGCCAAGGGCCTGATACGAGCCGGTGCCGAATTTGTCGGCTATTGCCCCAGGACCTCGATTCCGGGCCTGGTGGAGAACTTTGCCCGGACCTATCCGGACGTCCCCCAGATCGATCGCGAGACGCTGTTTGCCGATCCCGACATCGACGTGATCTGCATCGCCGCCATTCCACGGGATCGAGCCGACCTGGCGATATCGGCCATGCGGGCCGGCAAGGACGTGATAGTCGACAAACCCGGGGTCACCACGAACGCCCAATTAGCGGCGGTGCAACGGACAGTGGCAGAAACCGGCCGCATCTTTTCGATATGCTTCAGCGAGCGACACTGCGTCCGCTCGGCCGTGAAGGCCGGCAAGCTGGTGGCCGAAGGCGCGATCGGCACGGTCATCCAAACTCTGGGCACCGGGCCCCATCGGCTCGGCAATTCCCGGCCCGACTGGTTCTGGCAGCATGACGCGTTCGGCGGCATCATCGTCGACATCGCCTCACACCAGATCGATCAGTTCCTGTTCTATACCGGCTCCGCCAGCGCCAATGTCGTCGCCGCGCAGGTGGCCAATTTTGCCAATCCTCAGGCCCCGGAATTCGAGGATTTCGGCGATCTGCTGCTGCGCAGCGACAAGGCCTCCGGCTATATCCGCGTCGATTGGTTCACGCCCGACGGCCTACCGACCTGGGGCGATGGCCGCCTCACTATATTGGGCACAGAGGGCTATATCGAGCTGCGCAAATATGTCGACATTGCTGGCCGCGACGGCAAGGATCACCTCTTCCTGGTCAACAAGCAGGGCGTCCAGCACATCGATTGTTCGAACGAGGAACTCGACTATTTCACCAGCTTCTTAGCCGATGTCCGTGATCGCACCGCGACAGCGATGCCGCAACAGCATGTCTATGAAGTCTGCCGATTGTCCCTCGATGCTCAGGACAAGGCCGTGAACATCTCCTCCCAGCACCAAGGAAATACCCCATGA
- a CDS encoding Gfo/Idh/MocA family protein: protein MTRKLRVGLIGAGIAQRHLAGYNWNKDLFEVPVLCSLDEDRGREAVAEYGVGEYTKDVETLFARDDLDVIDVCTPPDSHFALSKRAIEAGKHVICEKPLFGSIADVDAMSDLVAKTDRKFMPIFQYRYGTGLQKLKRLIELGLTGRPFLTTVETHWWRGPAYYDVPWRGKWASELGGGLLGHAIHAHDMLNYVHGACAEIFAHGATLVNKIEVEDTMTLSVKMANGSLAALSMTLGSRKEISRLRFCFSEMVAESILEPYTMGRDPWTFIAGTPEHQAKIDTALAGYQVEEDGYTRQFQLFHAAVMTNGEPPVTLEDARNSLALVTAAYHSQRTGQPSALPITPAHPLYGSWLP, encoded by the coding sequence ATGACTCGGAAACTGCGCGTCGGCCTGATCGGTGCAGGCATCGCCCAGCGCCATCTTGCCGGCTACAACTGGAACAAGGACCTGTTCGAGGTCCCCGTACTCTGCTCCCTCGACGAGGACCGCGGCCGCGAGGCGGTGGCCGAATATGGCGTTGGCGAATACACCAAGGATGTCGAAACGCTGTTCGCGCGGGACGACCTGGATGTCATTGACGTCTGCACGCCCCCCGATTCCCACTTCGCCCTCTCCAAGCGCGCCATAGAAGCGGGAAAGCACGTCATTTGCGAGAAGCCGCTCTTCGGCTCCATCGCCGATGTCGATGCGATGAGCGATCTCGTCGCCAAGACTGATCGCAAGTTCATGCCCATCTTCCAGTATCGCTATGGCACGGGGCTGCAAAAGCTCAAGCGACTGATCGAACTGGGGCTTACCGGGCGGCCGTTCCTCACCACGGTCGAGACCCATTGGTGGCGTGGGCCGGCCTATTACGATGTCCCTTGGCGCGGCAAATGGGCCAGCGAGCTGGGCGGCGGCCTGCTTGGCCACGCCATCCACGCCCATGACATGCTCAACTATGTGCATGGCGCCTGCGCCGAGATCTTCGCCCATGGCGCCACGCTGGTTAACAAGATCGAGGTCGAGGACACGATGACGCTGTCGGTCAAGATGGCCAATGGCTCGCTTGCCGCCCTGTCGATGACACTGGGGTCGCGCAAGGAAATCTCGCGCCTGCGTTTCTGCTTCAGCGAGATGGTGGCCGAGAGCATTTTGGAACCTTATACGATGGGCCGCGATCCCTGGACATTCATTGCCGGCACACCCGAGCATCAAGCCAAGATCGACACTGCGCTGGCCGGATACCAGGTGGAGGAAGATGGCTATACGCGGCAGTTCCAGCTGTTCCACGCGGCGGTCATGACCAATGGCGAGCCACCGGTAACGCTGGAGGATGCGCGCAATTCGCTTGCTTTGGTGACAGCCGCGTATCATTCCCAAAGGACGGGCCAGCCTTCGGCATTGCCAATCACGCCAGCGCATCCGCTCTATGGCTCCTGGTTGCCGTGA
- a CDS encoding FadR/GntR family transcriptional regulator codes for MQKDKTHPRLQGNQRLYQVVARQIAKLIEQNATDKSWRMPSERELADELSVSRPVVREAVIALEMRGIVEVRGRAGIIVLANRPSQVSFDVAERDIGPGPFELLEARLAIESSAAALAAERATNYDILVLEECIAQMEQETEVVLLQEKGDRDFHMTIARMTNNAIIVSMIEALWAQRDESLMWKKLHEHIHAESVRPLWIGDHHAIVSALRMRHPDAAYKAMARHIRNVTNELLEADERGRIVTE; via the coding sequence ATGCAAAAGGACAAGACCCATCCTCGGCTGCAGGGCAATCAACGGCTTTACCAGGTCGTAGCCCGCCAGATCGCCAAGCTGATCGAGCAGAACGCAACCGATAAGTCCTGGCGCATGCCGTCCGAGCGCGAACTGGCCGACGAGCTGTCGGTCAGCCGCCCGGTTGTCCGCGAAGCTGTGATAGCTCTGGAAATGCGCGGCATCGTCGAGGTGCGTGGCCGGGCCGGAATCATCGTGCTGGCCAACAGGCCGTCGCAGGTGAGCTTCGATGTTGCCGAACGCGATATCGGACCGGGACCGTTCGAATTGCTGGAGGCGCGCCTGGCCATAGAATCGAGCGCGGCGGCCCTGGCTGCCGAGCGGGCCACCAATTACGACATCTTGGTGCTGGAAGAGTGCATCGCCCAGATGGAGCAGGAGACCGAAGTGGTTCTGCTGCAGGAGAAGGGCGATAGGGACTTCCACATGACCATTGCTAGGATGACCAACAATGCCATCATCGTTTCGATGATTGAGGCACTTTGGGCACAACGCGACGAGTCCCTGATGTGGAAGAAGCTGCATGAGCACATCCATGCCGAGAGCGTTCGCCCACTATGGATCGGCGATCACCACGCCATCGTCTCCGCGCTGCGCATGCGCCATCCCGACGCCGCCTACAAGGCGATGGCGAGGCATATCCGGAATGTCACCAATGAATTGCTCGAGGCCGATGAACGCGGCCGTATCGTCACGGAATGA
- a CDS encoding VOC family protein: MLQGFEHVGMAASDLDRSIAFYCDLLGLRLILRKAAPRGGGELAFLDAGNAQLELICPSPSVTTPVRRLPNTEAGVRHLTFAFENIDIAFQKLVDAGVPVIEPPRDALNQEILNRVAFVLDPDGNIIELAQRS, encoded by the coding sequence ATGCTGCAGGGCTTTGAACATGTCGGCATGGCCGCCAGCGATCTCGATAGGAGCATCGCCTTCTATTGCGACCTGCTGGGCCTGCGCCTGATCCTCCGTAAGGCGGCACCGCGGGGCGGCGGTGAACTGGCGTTCCTTGATGCCGGCAATGCCCAGCTCGAGCTGATATGCCCGAGCCCAAGCGTCACCACGCCCGTCAGACGCCTTCCCAACACGGAGGCAGGTGTCCGGCACCTGACATTTGCCTTTGAGAATATCGATATCGCGTTTCAGAAATTGGTGGATGCTGGAGTGCCGGTGATCGAACCGCCTCGCGACGCCTTGAACCAAGAGATCCTGAACCGCGTTGCGTTCGTCCTCGATCCCGATGGCAATATTATCGAACTTGCCCAGCGGTCCTGA
- a CDS encoding helix-turn-helix transcriptional regulator has translation MFLPNMNAITDGFSVVGDLKYRSWDGILADVWSVEARSGAAGVYVSQHPRLFVVLAETQEAAITINSRPHGSPTMAGPARLSFIPAGLRTWSHVERDISLRHLDLHFDMPALISRFAGDLDAERLVLPRLMFEDERVLTLCRLLAAECLNPSLHDLYGDSLALALFIELFQVRPGSERRHGQLAARSLRHALDYIEDNCLRVIKLQELAELAGLSQSYFSSAFKASTGVAPHQWQMKVRLERVKARLLQPDASLIHVAHATGFADQAHMTRVFKQFVGVTPAAWLRAQAL, from the coding sequence ATGTTCCTTCCAAACATGAATGCCATAACCGACGGTTTTTCCGTTGTTGGTGACCTGAAGTACCGGTCCTGGGACGGCATACTGGCCGATGTGTGGAGCGTCGAAGCCCGTTCCGGGGCGGCTGGTGTCTATGTATCGCAGCATCCTCGTCTCTTCGTGGTCCTGGCAGAAACTCAAGAAGCTGCGATCACCATCAATAGCAGGCCCCATGGCTCGCCGACCATGGCTGGGCCGGCCCGGCTCAGCTTCATTCCCGCGGGCCTGCGCACGTGGTCGCATGTGGAACGCGACATCAGCCTTCGTCACCTTGACCTGCATTTCGACATGCCGGCCCTGATTAGCCGGTTCGCTGGCGACCTCGATGCCGAACGGCTCGTCTTGCCGCGCCTGATGTTCGAGGATGAGCGTGTATTGACCCTGTGTCGGCTGCTCGCGGCCGAATGCCTCAATCCCAGCCTGCATGATCTTTATGGTGACAGCCTGGCGCTGGCGCTTTTCATCGAGCTGTTCCAGGTACGTCCGGGCAGCGAACGTCGACACGGACAATTGGCGGCGCGATCGCTGCGTCATGCGCTCGACTATATCGAGGACAATTGCCTGCGCGTCATCAAGCTCCAGGAACTGGCCGAACTGGCAGGCCTGTCGCAGTCCTATTTCAGCTCGGCCTTCAAGGCTTCCACCGGTGTAGCGCCCCATCAGTGGCAGATGAAAGTTCGTCTCGAGCGCGTGAAAGCCCGATTGCTGCAACCAGACGCCAGCCTAATTCACGTTGCGCATGCCACAGGCTTTGCTGACCAGGCGCATATGACACGTGTTTTCAAACAGTTCGTTGGCGTTACGCCGGCAGCCTGGCTGCGCGCCCAAGCCCTGTGA
- a CDS encoding TonB-dependent siderophore receptor, producing the protein MTTMPRRAITTLLLATTSLVSTGGLALGQDQLLLLDTITVEAAGAGGAGLTTSSGSKLAIAVARIPQSVSVVDREQLDALPGTAKLDETLRYTAGVNAGTYGTDADTDWYFIRGFQAEQTGMFLDGLPLYQTGFGTFLNDPFLLDRVEVLKGPASALYGGANVGGIVNMVSKRPTGERLRYTETGINNFGNAYAGFDIGDVNEQGNASYRLTGKVSGGGWETKDADNLRGVLAGSVMFEPTDATSITLYGSYMRMDLDHTSTGFLPYEGTAIDRPGVGRIPRDFNYGDPGQDLYDRRQATIGYELEHDLNGDWTIKQNLRYATVSLNEEYLYAGGWAGPTELSRFGFGHDTDVRSFNADTRIEGTFDTGPLSHDVLLGLDYKNYFIDQELGFSFASPIDVLNPVYGVPLPALSTYRDDTIAMQQTGIYAQDQISFGPLIATLNGRYDWVETQLDNQMPAGGLSTSSQGAFTGRIGLGYEFDNGFTPYVSYATSFNPSLEVDDNGGLFDAETGRQWEVGVKYEPDFFDGLVTASFFNITRGNVVGTVPGSAPAVRAAIGEVNIKGAELEAQINAGDFKILGGLTYLDAEVTTATGTVPVGNTPVQIPKLTASLWVDYTIPEGMLQGVSIGAGIRYLGASWADEANALEVPAAAVVDAALRYERDDWGVALKVSNLFDTSYVASCLSPTSCGYGAGRTATLSIHKSW; encoded by the coding sequence ATGACCACGATGCCGCGTCGCGCCATCACCACCCTGCTTCTGGCAACGACCAGTTTGGTTTCAACTGGTGGACTTGCCCTTGGCCAGGATCAGTTGCTTCTGCTGGACACCATAACTGTCGAGGCCGCCGGCGCCGGCGGCGCTGGACTTACCACCTCTTCCGGCTCCAAGCTCGCCATAGCGGTGGCGCGCATCCCCCAATCAGTTTCGGTTGTCGACCGTGAACAGCTCGATGCGCTCCCCGGCACTGCCAAACTGGATGAGACGCTGCGGTACACGGCCGGCGTCAACGCCGGCACCTATGGCACCGATGCAGACACTGACTGGTACTTCATTCGGGGTTTTCAGGCCGAACAGACCGGCATGTTCCTCGATGGATTGCCACTTTACCAGACCGGCTTCGGCACTTTCCTCAACGACCCGTTTCTGCTCGACCGGGTCGAGGTATTAAAGGGGCCCGCTTCGGCGCTTTATGGCGGCGCCAATGTCGGCGGCATCGTCAACATGGTCAGCAAGCGGCCCACCGGGGAGCGGCTGCGCTATACCGAAACCGGGATCAACAATTTCGGTAATGCCTATGCCGGCTTCGATATCGGCGATGTCAATGAACAGGGTAATGCCAGCTACCGCTTGACCGGCAAGGTCTCGGGCGGCGGCTGGGAGACCAAGGACGCCGACAACCTGCGTGGTGTGCTTGCCGGCAGCGTGATGTTTGAACCCACGGACGCTACCAGCATCACGCTTTACGGCAGTTACATGCGGATGGATCTCGACCATACCAGCACCGGTTTTCTGCCCTATGAAGGCACTGCCATCGATCGTCCGGGCGTGGGCCGCATTCCCCGGGACTTCAATTATGGCGATCCGGGGCAGGACCTCTATGATCGGCGTCAGGCGACCATCGGTTACGAGCTTGAGCACGATCTCAACGGCGATTGGACCATCAAGCAGAACCTGCGCTACGCGACGGTGTCGCTCAATGAGGAATATCTCTATGCCGGCGGCTGGGCCGGCCCGACGGAACTGAGCCGTTTCGGCTTCGGCCACGACACCGATGTGCGCAGCTTCAATGCCGACACGCGGATCGAAGGGACTTTCGACACCGGCCCGCTGAGCCACGACGTGCTGCTCGGTCTGGACTACAAGAACTACTTTATCGATCAGGAGCTTGGTTTCTCATTCGCCTCGCCGATCGACGTTCTCAACCCTGTTTATGGCGTGCCACTTCCGGCCCTGAGCACATATCGCGACGATACTATCGCAATGCAGCAGACCGGCATTTATGCGCAGGATCAGATCAGCTTTGGCCCGCTGATCGCCACGCTGAATGGACGCTACGACTGGGTTGAGACCCAGCTCGACAACCAGATGCCGGCTGGCGGCCTGTCGACATCGAGCCAGGGGGCGTTCACAGGTCGTATCGGGCTCGGCTATGAATTTGACAACGGCTTCACCCCCTATGTCAGCTATGCCACCTCATTCAATCCGAGCCTGGAGGTTGACGACAATGGGGGCCTGTTTGATGCCGAAACCGGTAGGCAATGGGAGGTCGGCGTTAAATACGAACCGGACTTCTTCGATGGTCTGGTCACGGCCTCGTTCTTCAATATCACTCGCGGCAATGTGGTGGGTACCGTGCCGGGAAGCGCGCCAGCCGTGCGGGCGGCCATTGGCGAGGTCAACATCAAGGGAGCCGAGCTGGAAGCACAGATCAATGCCGGCGATTTCAAGATCCTGGGCGGCCTAACCTATCTTGATGCCGAAGTGACCACGGCAACCGGCACCGTGCCGGTGGGCAATACGCCGGTCCAGATTCCAAAACTCACCGCGTCGCTCTGGGTCGACTACACCATTCCTGAAGGCATGCTACAGGGTGTCAGCATTGGCGCGGGCATTCGTTATCTGGGCGCTTCCTGGGCTGACGAGGCCAATGCGCTCGAAGTGCCCGCCGCGGCCGTGGTGGATGCGGCACTCCGCTACGAAAGGGACGACTGGGGGGTGGCGCTCAAGGTCTCGAACCTTTTCGACACCTCCTATGTGGCGAGCTGCCTCTCCCCCACCTCCTGTGGCTATGGCGCGGGCCGGACGGCGACACTAAGCATCCACAAGAGCTGGTAG
- a CDS encoding iron-siderophore ABC transporter substrate-binding protein, whose amino-acid sequence MFGTVAVPDDPQRVVALGWSDAEIALQLGVKPIAVIDWQDFGTPGVGAWAVGLFEGKEPLLLDRAAPSIEQIAALAPDLILNVRSAGDADQYSLLSQIAPTVFAETLTAAFNISWQDQVRQVARALNKSSEGEALVAELEGEIAGVRKAHPEFSGKRLVVGTKFGDGYGAYVPGDARMDLLAAFGFAPLPALSDLPASGFYVALSSERTDLLEADILVMFPIHTSLDQLQSDPLIAGLDVVRSGRAILLDPSDTLTQAFSAGSPLAIRFVLKNLVPMLARVAAQ is encoded by the coding sequence ATGTTCGGTACCGTCGCCGTACCGGACGATCCACAACGCGTCGTCGCCTTGGGCTGGTCGGATGCAGAGATTGCTTTGCAGCTTGGGGTAAAACCCATTGCCGTGATCGACTGGCAGGACTTTGGCACGCCCGGCGTTGGCGCATGGGCCGTCGGGCTGTTCGAGGGCAAGGAACCGTTGCTTCTCGATCGAGCGGCGCCGAGCATCGAGCAGATCGCCGCACTGGCACCTGACTTGATCCTGAATGTGCGCTCGGCGGGCGATGCGGATCAGTACAGCTTGCTGTCACAGATTGCGCCGACGGTGTTTGCCGAAACGCTAACTGCGGCTTTCAACATTTCCTGGCAAGACCAAGTGCGTCAGGTCGCCCGGGCGCTGAACAAATCCAGCGAGGGCGAAGCCCTGGTTGCGGAATTGGAGGGTGAGATCGCAGGCGTTCGCAAAGCCCATCCGGAATTTTCTGGCAAACGACTTGTTGTAGGCACCAAGTTTGGTGATGGGTATGGTGCCTATGTCCCGGGTGATGCCCGCATGGACTTGCTAGCAGCATTTGGCTTTGCGCCCTTGCCCGCGCTGTCCGACCTGCCCGCTTCAGGCTTTTATGTTGCGCTTTCGTCAGAACGGACCGACCTGCTTGAGGCCGATATCCTAGTCATGTTTCCGATCCACACTTCGCTCGACCAGCTGCAGTCCGATCCCTTGATCGCAGGACTCGATGTCGTGCGTTCGGGAAGAGCGATCCTGCTTGATCCGTCGGATACGCTGACGCAGGCCTTTTCGGCCGGATCGCCGCTTGCCATCCGGTTTGTCCTGAAAAACCTGGTGCCGATGCTCGCCAGGGTGGCAGCGCAGTAA
- a CDS encoding M28 family peptidase, with the protein MLDTAIKNAIAQVNADAAWPLVEAFSTMPRWKPEDVEASAHDIARRLGELGVPVEMLEASLYLSIPYEASVEANGKTYASKPPAYSLSCPQGMSGVLHHVPGALSASVSSFYEKNRDEAAAAVERIRGKIVLTDGFASPNKVLEFQEKGAIGVIAVNPGVDRHWGICSSVWGTPDLDGLPRKPVIPVAVVNNPDGQELIALAKAGGSVTIKTRLEEGWFKSLVPVVNVPGAVEPEKFVLLAGHYDSWDVGVGDNATGDAAMLEIARVLWHNRADLRRSVRIAWWPGHSTGRYAGSAWYADAFALDLDENCVAQVNCDSPGCRWADVYENVACMSEATSLCTDVIRQVADLPFEGERPLRAGDYSFNNIGLSSFFMLSSTMTVEKRKEMNYYTVGGCGGNIAWHTENDLMDIADRDILIRDIKVYLAGVMAVANALVLPFDWRATAKEFTATLQKYQKAAGENAALLNPVALELAGLSASLDAFYAAIAAGTVTEARANSAIQQLARILVPLNYTRGPRFTHDPALPVPALPAISVASELNTYGPDTVGFARTQLIRGTNRTAAALRQAARLLTP; encoded by the coding sequence ATGCTCGACACGGCCATCAAAAACGCCATCGCCCAGGTCAATGCCGACGCGGCATGGCCGCTGGTGGAGGCCTTTTCCACCATGCCGCGCTGGAAGCCGGAAGACGTCGAAGCCTCGGCCCATGACATCGCCCGGCGTCTAGGAGAGTTGGGCGTGCCGGTCGAAATGCTCGAAGCCTCGCTCTATCTCTCCATTCCATATGAGGCATCGGTCGAGGCCAATGGCAAGACCTATGCCTCCAAGCCTCCGGCCTATTCTCTGAGCTGCCCCCAGGGCATGTCCGGCGTTCTGCATCACGTGCCGGGCGCGCTATCGGCAAGTGTTTCGAGCTTTTACGAGAAGAACCGGGACGAGGCTGCGGCAGCCGTGGAGCGCATTCGCGGCAAGATCGTGCTGACCGACGGGTTTGCCTCGCCCAATAAAGTGCTCGAATTCCAGGAAAAGGGCGCCATCGGCGTCATCGCGGTCAATCCGGGCGTCGACCGGCATTGGGGCATCTGCTCGTCGGTCTGGGGCACGCCCGATCTCGACGGCCTGCCGCGCAAGCCGGTGATCCCCGTTGCGGTCGTCAACAATCCCGACGGCCAGGAACTGATCGCGCTGGCCAAGGCTGGAGGCAGCGTCACCATCAAGACCCGCCTCGAAGAAGGTTGGTTCAAGTCCTTGGTGCCGGTGGTCAATGTGCCCGGCGCAGTCGAGCCGGAAAAGTTCGTTCTGCTCGCCGGTCACTATGACAGCTGGGACGTTGGCGTTGGCGACAACGCGACCGGCGACGCCGCCATGCTCGAGATTGCCCGCGTGCTTTGGCACAACCGCGCCGATCTCCGCCGCTCGGTGCGCATCGCCTGGTGGCCGGGCCATTCCACCGGCCGCTATGCCGGTTCGGCCTGGTATGCCGATGCCTTCGCGCTCGATCTGGACGAAAATTGCGTCGCGCAGGTCAATTGCGACAGCCCCGGCTGCCGCTGGGCCGATGTCTACGAGAATGTCGCCTGCATGAGCGAGGCGACGAGCCTTTGCACCGACGTCATTCGCCAGGTGGCCGATCTGCCCTTCGAAGGCGAGCGCCCGCTACGCGCCGGCGACTACTCCTTCAACAATATCGGGCTTTCGAGCTTCTTCATGCTGTCCTCGACCATGACGGTCGAGAAGCGCAAGGAGATGAACTATTACACTGTCGGCGGCTGCGGCGGAAACATCGCCTGGCACACCGAAAACGACCTCATGGACATTGCCGATCGCGATATCCTCATTCGCGACATCAAGGTGTACCTCGCCGGTGTCATGGCCGTCGCCAATGCACTTGTCCTGCCCTTCGACTGGCGCGCGACGGCTAAGGAGTTCACGGCCACGCTGCAGAAATATCAGAAGGCCGCGGGCGAAAATGCTGCACTGCTCAACCCGGTCGCTCTCGAACTGGCCGGTCTCAGCGCTTCGCTTGACGCCTTCTATGCTGCCATTGCGGCCGGCACGGTGACCGAAGCACGAGCCAACTCCGCTATCCAACAGCTCGCGCGCATCCTGGTGCCGCTCAACTACACGCGCGGCCCGCGCTTTACACATGACCCGGCTCTGCCGGTGCCAGCTCTTCCAGCCATTTCGGTGGCAAGCGAGCTTAATACCTATGGGCCGGACACGGTTGGCTTTGCCCGCACGCAACTGATACGTGGCACCAACCGTACCGCCGCGGCCCTGCGCCAAGCCGCTCGGCTTCTCACACCCTGA
- a CDS encoding GntR family transcriptional regulator, translating to MSDLRKIFQVDASHMADELTEESTQTRQLARDRVFDAVRTAIMEGRIAPDTRLTERELCEAFGISRTVVREVARRLEAEKLVNVIPHSGLRVARLTRKHVHEIYEIRTELEAITVRSFLACATDEDIAAAQDFGRRLLEAGSKRDKVGMAETMSKFLRFMTDVADNQIAAEMLDQLRSRVNMLRIYAMDEPGQLETGMEGVRAIIAGITARDVAAAERATRIYVRRSADAVLRHMDRDE from the coding sequence ATGAGCGACTTGCGCAAGATCTTTCAGGTTGATGCATCGCACATGGCCGATGAGCTGACGGAAGAAAGCACGCAAACCCGGCAACTCGCGCGCGACCGGGTTTTTGACGCCGTTCGCACCGCCATCATGGAGGGGCGCATTGCGCCGGATACGCGCCTGACCGAGCGCGAGCTATGCGAGGCCTTCGGCATCAGCCGCACGGTGGTGCGCGAAGTCGCGCGCCGGCTCGAAGCCGAAAAGCTGGTCAATGTGATTCCCCATAGCGGGCTTCGCGTCGCGCGGCTGACGCGCAAGCATGTCCACGAAATCTACGAAATTCGCACCGAGCTCGAAGCCATCACCGTGCGCAGTTTTCTGGCCTGCGCCACGGATGAGGACATTGCCGCAGCCCAGGATTTCGGCCGCCGGCTGCTTGAGGCCGGCTCCAAGCGCGACAAGGTCGGCATGGCCGAGACCATGTCGAAATTCCTGCGCTTCATGACCGATGTGGCGGACAACCAGATCGCGGCCGAAATGCTCGATCAGCTCCGCTCGCGCGTCAACATGCTCCGCATCTATGCCATGGACGAGCCTGGCCAGCTCGAAACCGGCATGGAGGGTGTGCGCGCCATCATCGCCGGCATTACCGCCCGCGATGTCGCCGCCGCCGAGCGCGCAACCCGGATCTATGTGCGCCGCTCCGCCGACGCCGTGCTCCGCCATATGGACCGGGATGAGTAA